One segment of Anatilimnocola aggregata DNA contains the following:
- a CDS encoding sensor histidine kinase, whose product MKLIVSLLKSFAENSRDRWCIRNLAFTCVIWSVAIPSFAHEQRPRSAKQIVILYTHRTLTPINADWDRGIRSALTTGFDEPLDIEIEYLNLVRHKDPDYLRGWIELLKTKYAAKPPDLVIPVYMPAIEFTLKYRETIFPNVPIVFCSAPAKLAERAHGQPKVTGVAFRLDIAGTVETAQRLHPAHNRLMVLSGSSEPERALKRATQDAIRVMSTGMEIDFVEGLPRSQLLEKVEAADRNTSILMLTYEEDTVGNNYSTVEIVEQMSTESSVPVYGLYDTLLGHGIVGGSLQSAEAQGKLAGGLAVRVLKGERPEDMPIVGLDTVRMVFDARQLRRLNISMRSLPPDSRVLFREPTFWEQFGAYVLLGGAAIVLQSLIITTLLVNRSRRVVAEHEARDLAGKILTAQEDERRYLAREMHDDLSQRLAASAIEAGNLEQRFQESPESCESLGKLKKNLIAICDDVHRLSRQIHPAILDDFGLADALHSECDHFADRERVIVEFRSGELPANLPKAIALCLYRIAQEALWNAAKYAHTKRVVVELNADPEFVHLEIRDFGRGFEPLQVAESHGLGLASMKERARLVRGTIIIDSSPGKGAKITVQVPLPEHEA is encoded by the coding sequence TTGAAGCTCATTGTGTCGCTACTCAAGTCATTCGCGGAGAACTCCAGGGATCGCTGGTGTATTCGCAATCTGGCCTTCACCTGCGTGATCTGGTCGGTGGCAATACCGAGCTTCGCCCATGAGCAACGTCCGCGAAGTGCGAAACAGATCGTCATCCTGTATACGCATCGCACACTCACTCCCATCAACGCCGATTGGGATCGCGGAATTCGCAGCGCGCTGACAACTGGGTTCGACGAACCGCTGGATATCGAGATCGAGTACTTGAATCTTGTGCGGCATAAAGACCCGGATTACCTGCGAGGCTGGATTGAGTTGCTCAAGACCAAGTACGCTGCCAAGCCGCCAGACTTGGTAATTCCCGTCTATATGCCGGCAATTGAGTTTACGCTCAAATACCGGGAAACCATCTTTCCCAATGTTCCCATCGTGTTTTGCTCTGCTCCGGCGAAGTTGGCGGAACGAGCGCACGGCCAGCCGAAGGTCACCGGCGTAGCGTTTCGATTGGACATTGCCGGAACTGTCGAGACCGCCCAACGATTGCATCCGGCGCACAACCGCTTGATGGTATTGAGCGGCAGTTCGGAACCGGAACGCGCATTGAAACGTGCAACGCAAGATGCGATCCGCGTCATGAGCACGGGGATGGAGATCGACTTTGTCGAAGGGTTGCCACGAAGCCAGTTGCTGGAAAAGGTGGAGGCCGCGGATCGAAACACATCGATTCTGATGCTCACCTACGAGGAGGACACGGTCGGCAACAATTACTCGACCGTCGAGATCGTCGAACAAATGTCGACCGAGAGTTCGGTGCCGGTATACGGCTTGTACGATACCTTGCTTGGCCACGGCATCGTTGGGGGTAGCCTCCAATCCGCTGAGGCACAGGGCAAACTCGCCGGCGGATTGGCCGTTCGGGTCCTGAAGGGCGAGCGCCCGGAGGACATGCCCATTGTCGGCCTCGACACGGTTCGAATGGTATTTGATGCCCGACAATTGAGGCGTTTGAATATTTCAATGCGCAGCCTGCCTCCCGATTCGCGCGTACTCTTTCGCGAGCCGACGTTCTGGGAACAGTTTGGCGCGTATGTGCTGCTGGGGGGCGCGGCGATCGTACTTCAGAGCTTGATCATCACTACCTTGCTTGTGAACAGATCGCGACGAGTTGTGGCTGAGCACGAAGCACGCGACCTGGCGGGAAAGATTCTAACGGCCCAAGAAGACGAGCGGCGCTATCTCGCCAGGGAAATGCACGACGACTTGTCGCAGCGACTTGCCGCCTCAGCGATTGAAGCTGGCAACCTGGAACAGCGGTTTCAGGAATCGCCTGAGTCATGTGAATCGCTGGGCAAGTTGAAAAAGAACTTGATCGCGATCTGCGACGATGTTCATCGCCTCTCGCGGCAAATCCATCCTGCCATCCTCGACGACTTTGGTTTGGCGGACGCACTGCACTCGGAATGCGATCACTTCGCGGACCGAGAGAGAGTCATCGTGGAGTTTCGCTCAGGTGAACTGCCAGCGAATTTGCCCAAAGCGATAGCACTGTGTCTCTACCGGATTGCCCAGGAGGCGCTCTGGAATGCCGCGAAATATGCGCACACAAAGCGCGTTGTGGTCGAGCTAAACGCCGATCCCGAATTCGTCCATTTGGAGATCCGTGACTTCGGACGAGGATTTGAGCCGCTTCAAGTGGCCGAAAGCCACGGCCTGGGATTGGCAAGCATGAAGGAGCGCGCTCGCTTGGTGCGAGGGACGATCATTATCGATTCCTCGCCTGGCAAAGGGGCGAAGATTACTGTGCAAGTTCCCTTGCCGGAGCACGAAGCATGA
- a CDS encoding pyruvate kinase — translation MTTKNTIAIDLDSADIERVLEELMAIRTELVAAAAVSEPRLAEVHPNFRDSARNLLHYLALRRRDLRPLQLQLAKLGLSSLGRAESHVLATIDAVLRALHRLVHRTWQPSSQDATEIDFAAGLRLLSEHTTALLGVSAAKHGVRIMVTIPSEAAKNYTVVHELLQQGMDCMRINCSHDDALAWLQMIEHLRRAEQSLGRHCRIVMDLAGPKLRTGPLEPGPEVVRIRPQRDAYGHVTAAARIWLTAESGPRLPPSPATACLPVPAEWLAGLRPADRVKLTDARGAKRTWTVVDVSDGGCWAEATKTAYIVTATTLQHERDAVGGDLRNTQVGRLANCEKAILLRQGDLLIVTRDLKPGCPFRYDSEGQVLTGATIGCTIPEVFDDVRSGDPIWFDDGRIGGIVEKIESTQVFVRITQARVRGEKLRGDKGINLPESKLRLTALTAQDLKDLAFVAQHADVVELSFSNTAHDVESLQQQLARQGSRQPAIVLKIETRRGFDNLPEMLLTAMRAPSCGVMIARGDLAVECGFERLAEVQEEILWICEAAHIPVIWATQVLESLAKDGMPSRAEITDAAMGHRAECVMLNKGPYVVNAVRMLNDILQRMHAHQTKKQAMLRELRLAHTLPATSVPSDCD, via the coding sequence ATGACCACGAAAAACACCATCGCCATTGATCTTGATAGCGCCGACATCGAGAGGGTCTTGGAAGAACTCATGGCCATTCGGACGGAGCTGGTCGCCGCCGCGGCCGTCTCCGAGCCACGTTTGGCCGAGGTTCATCCGAACTTTCGAGATAGCGCCCGGAATCTGCTGCACTACTTGGCGCTTCGTCGGCGCGATCTTCGACCGTTGCAACTCCAACTTGCCAAGTTGGGTTTATCTTCACTCGGCCGAGCCGAGTCACACGTTCTGGCCACAATCGATGCGGTATTGAGAGCCCTGCACCGCCTGGTGCATCGCACTTGGCAGCCCTCCTCCCAGGACGCTACCGAGATCGATTTTGCTGCCGGCTTGCGACTGCTTTCCGAACATACAACCGCCCTACTTGGCGTCTCCGCAGCCAAGCATGGAGTGCGAATTATGGTCACTATCCCGAGCGAGGCGGCGAAGAATTACACAGTCGTTCACGAGTTGTTGCAGCAAGGCATGGATTGCATGCGTATCAATTGCTCGCATGACGATGCCCTCGCTTGGTTGCAGATGATCGAGCACTTGCGGCGGGCCGAGCAATCGTTGGGGCGGCACTGCAGAATCGTGATGGACTTGGCCGGTCCCAAACTGCGAACGGGACCACTAGAACCCGGTCCGGAAGTGGTTCGCATTCGCCCGCAGCGGGATGCATACGGTCACGTGACAGCAGCGGCCCGGATCTGGCTAACAGCGGAGTCGGGTCCTCGGCTCCCTCCATCCCCGGCGACGGCCTGCCTGCCCGTACCCGCCGAGTGGCTGGCTGGCCTTCGTCCAGCGGATCGTGTGAAACTGACTGACGCGAGGGGCGCCAAGAGGACCTGGACAGTCGTGGATGTGTCCGATGGCGGGTGCTGGGCGGAGGCGACCAAAACAGCGTACATCGTCACCGCCACGACGCTTCAGCACGAGCGAGATGCCGTTGGCGGAGATTTACGTAACACCCAAGTTGGCCGCTTGGCGAACTGCGAGAAGGCGATCCTCTTGCGGCAAGGAGACCTGCTGATTGTGACCCGGGATCTCAAGCCGGGCTGCCCTTTCAGATACGACAGTGAGGGGCAAGTGCTGACCGGAGCGACCATTGGCTGCACAATTCCTGAAGTGTTCGACGACGTACGGTCGGGGGATCCGATCTGGTTTGACGATGGTAGGATCGGCGGAATAGTCGAGAAAATAGAAAGCACCCAAGTTTTCGTGCGCATCACTCAGGCGCGCGTGCGTGGTGAGAAATTGCGCGGCGACAAAGGGATAAATCTTCCTGAAAGCAAGCTTCGGCTAACGGCTTTGACAGCCCAGGATCTGAAAGACCTGGCATTCGTGGCTCAGCATGCCGACGTTGTCGAGTTGTCGTTCTCCAACACCGCCCATGACGTGGAATCACTCCAGCAGCAACTGGCGCGTCAGGGAAGCCGGCAACCAGCCATCGTGCTGAAAATCGAAACCCGGCGCGGCTTCGACAACCTGCCGGAAATGCTGTTAACGGCCATGCGGGCGCCGTCGTGCGGGGTAATGATTGCCCGCGGCGACCTCGCGGTGGAATGCGGGTTTGAGCGACTGGCGGAAGTTCAGGAAGAAATTCTTTGGATCTGTGAGGCCGCACACATCCCCGTGATCTGGGCAACACAGGTTCTGGAAAGTCTCGCGAAGGATGGAATGCCGTCACGCGCGGAAATCACGGATGCGGCGATGGGTCATCGTGCCGAGTGCGTAATGCTTAATAAGGGTCCGTATGTCGTGAACGCGGTGCGCATGTTGAACGATATTTTGCAGCGAATGCATGCTCATCAGACCAAGAAACAGGCGATGCTTCGAGAGTTACGGCTAGCCCACACGTTGCCGGCCACATCAGTTCCATCTGACTGTGATTGA
- a CDS encoding sulfatase, with the protein MKYALALFAALLLEPLADIHAAERAPSPSKLNVLLIMADDLRDFGGAFTKEVVKMPNLDRLRARGTTFERAYVQYPVCNPSRSSMLAGLRAEQTGIVGNDVPLRNKMPDIITLPQLCKDAGWQSHAFGKIFHLGGGKNAEARQGWMDAGRSWHTAQAFEATPLGRSMIEGRNVTGGALNWCSWGAADGGDEDQPDGQIAAATVEMIEKLGDAPWFIGCGFMKPHDPFIAPKKYFDLYPPGSLKTWRDPADITPVRKDAVGFGAYGEAFAKFTDQEWRELFRAYCAGTSFMDAQLGRVLDALDKHKLWDNTIVIFVGDHGYHTGERQWWNKNTLFERSCRAPLVIAAPGMNGAQVSRSLVEFVDLYPTIADFCGLKMPHAAAGTSLRPVLAKPDATVKDAAFTVVFRGPKLSAQSVRTARWRFTRWSDGQTELYDHERDHEELRNVADQQAAVVKELAIRLQSLSKLSP; encoded by the coding sequence ATGAAATACGCTCTCGCGCTCTTTGCCGCCCTGCTGCTCGAACCGCTGGCCGATATCCACGCTGCCGAACGAGCACCTTCACCGAGCAAGCTGAACGTCCTGCTTATTATGGCGGACGATCTGCGGGACTTCGGCGGGGCGTTCACGAAGGAGGTCGTCAAGATGCCGAACCTCGACCGGCTTCGTGCTCGCGGCACGACCTTTGAGCGTGCCTATGTGCAATATCCCGTGTGCAATCCCAGCCGCAGCAGTATGCTGGCGGGACTGCGGGCAGAGCAGACGGGAATCGTCGGGAATGACGTTCCTCTGCGGAATAAAATGCCGGACATCATCACGTTGCCACAGCTGTGCAAAGACGCCGGTTGGCAATCGCATGCGTTTGGGAAGATCTTTCACCTCGGCGGCGGCAAGAACGCCGAAGCCAGGCAGGGCTGGATGGACGCGGGCCGCTCGTGGCATACCGCTCAGGCGTTTGAAGCGACTCCGCTAGGTCGCAGCATGATCGAAGGCCGCAACGTCACGGGCGGAGCGCTGAACTGGTGCAGTTGGGGAGCCGCGGATGGTGGTGACGAGGATCAGCCGGATGGACAGATCGCCGCAGCCACGGTGGAGATGATCGAGAAGCTCGGCGATGCACCTTGGTTCATCGGTTGCGGCTTCATGAAGCCGCACGATCCCTTCATCGCGCCGAAGAAGTATTTTGATTTGTATCCGCCCGGGTCGCTGAAAACTTGGCGCGACCCCGCCGACATAACGCCGGTCCGCAAAGACGCCGTAGGCTTCGGAGCTTATGGTGAAGCCTTCGCTAAGTTCACCGACCAGGAATGGCGGGAACTGTTCCGCGCCTACTGCGCGGGCACGAGTTTCATGGACGCGCAACTCGGTCGTGTGCTCGATGCCCTCGACAAACACAAGCTATGGGATAACACCATCGTCATCTTCGTCGGCGACCACGGCTACCACACCGGCGAGCGGCAGTGGTGGAACAAGAACACGCTCTTTGAGCGCAGTTGCCGCGCGCCGCTCGTCATCGCCGCGCCGGGCATGAATGGAGCACAAGTCAGCCGCTCACTCGTCGAGTTCGTCGATCTCTACCCGACCATTGCTGACTTCTGCGGGCTGAAGATGCCGCATGCCGCCGCGGGAACCAGTTTGCGGCCTGTTTTGGCCAAACCGGACGCGACCGTGAAGGACGCGGCCTTCACGGTTGTCTTCCGGGGCCCGAAACTTTCCGCCCAGAGCGTCCGCACCGCACGCTGGCGTTTCACCCGCTGGAGCGATGGCCAAACCGAGCTCTACGATCATGAACGGGACCACGAAGAGCTGCGCAATGTCGCCGACCAGCAAGCGGCTGTGGTCAAAGAACTCGCCATCCGCCTCCAGTCGCTCTCTAAGCTCTCGCCATGA
- a CDS encoding transposase, producing the protein MSHQDPSRSQQGRSQVVVAEFQADQLKQSLERLLGEGDWGAIRFRDDCTWGPRQLAATALLWAWSDELTLGDRFFAARRLAQFLFAPQQEFASSVQAFMKLLLRWTVLLVGVLQVTFRRQMQRALPTLWRVHGLVLFGIDGSRVDVPRSKSHEAAHAPVRDGKGRKLKRNRRQKPRTAIHSRKASVPQMWLTLLFHVGTGLPWSWRIGPTGSSEREHWLAMLDELPSNALITADAGFVGYDCLRAVVNSGRHFLVRVGSNVRLLYKLGFSREVVGTVYLWPDRAARRSQPPLVLRLVVATGGKYPVYLLTSVGEEELSRGQVLDVYRRRWGVELFFRHLKQTYQRRKLRSTNAAHARLELEWSLLGLWSMALDAQVQATRVQLDPPQLSLAGVWRTYRRLMRDYRHPLARQQSLPHQLPQAVRDTYERANKSSRNYPRKKRPDPPAGSPEFLLATKSQIHRARYLTTAA; encoded by the coding sequence ATGTCGCATCAAGACCCTAGTCGAAGTCAGCAAGGTCGAAGTCAGGTTGTCGTTGCCGAGTTCCAAGCGGATCAGCTCAAGCAGTCACTGGAGCGATTGCTCGGCGAGGGGGACTGGGGTGCGATTCGGTTTCGTGACGACTGCACGTGGGGCCCACGGCAATTGGCGGCCACGGCGTTGCTCTGGGCTTGGTCGGATGAACTCACGCTGGGGGACCGCTTCTTTGCTGCCCGCAGATTAGCTCAATTTCTGTTTGCGCCGCAACAGGAGTTTGCCAGTTCGGTGCAAGCCTTCATGAAGTTGCTGCTGCGTTGGACGGTGCTGCTGGTCGGCGTATTGCAGGTGACGTTTCGACGGCAGATGCAGCGTGCATTACCCACCCTTTGGCGAGTTCATGGCCTGGTCCTCTTCGGCATTGATGGCAGCCGAGTCGACGTGCCGCGAAGCAAGTCACACGAGGCGGCACATGCTCCGGTTCGCGATGGTAAGGGACGAAAACTCAAACGCAATCGTCGCCAGAAACCGCGCACCGCGATTCACTCGCGCAAGGCAAGCGTCCCGCAAATGTGGTTGACCCTGCTGTTTCACGTCGGCACAGGACTGCCTTGGTCGTGGCGAATCGGTCCGACCGGCAGTAGCGAGCGCGAGCATTGGTTGGCGATGCTCGACGAACTTCCGAGCAATGCCCTGATCACCGCCGATGCTGGCTTCGTGGGTTACGATTGTCTGCGCGCCGTTGTTAACAGTGGTCGCCATTTCCTGGTGCGAGTCGGTTCGAATGTGCGTCTGCTGTACAAGCTGGGCTTCTCCCGCGAAGTCGTTGGCACGGTGTATCTCTGGCCCGATCGTGCTGCCCGTCGCAGTCAGCCGCCGCTCGTGTTACGCCTCGTCGTGGCCACTGGTGGAAAGTATCCGGTCTACTTGCTCACCAGCGTCGGAGAAGAAGAATTATCGCGCGGACAAGTCCTCGACGTTTACCGTCGTCGCTGGGGCGTGGAACTCTTCTTTCGCCACTTGAAGCAAACGTATCAGCGCCGCAAACTTCGCAGCACCAATGCCGCGCATGCGCGTTTGGAGTTGGAGTGGTCGCTGCTGGGACTATGGAGCATGGCGCTCGATGCTCAGGTCCAAGCGACGCGCGTACAACTAGATCCTCCTCAACTCAGCCTAGCGGGCGTCTGGCGCACGTATCGGCGGCTGATGCGCGACTATCGACATCCGCTGGCTCGGCAACAATCGCTCCCCCACCAACTCCCTCAAGCAGTGCGCGACACCTACGAGCGAGCCAACAAATCCAGCCGCAACTATCCTCGCAAAAAACGTCCCGACCCGCCCGCTGGCTCTCCCGAGTTCCTACTCGCCACCAAGTCCCAAATCCATCGCGCCCGCTACCTCACGACCGCTGCCTAA
- a CDS encoding ATP-binding protein, translating into MLKPSRPTKPHGGLGIGLTLVKTMVELHGATVEAVSEGPGRGSEFIVRLPATAKSIAATYGSGFTLGRSVPVPRHRVLIVGDVRPSANTLSMMLKALQQDARAEYDGPSALAAPVDFRPQIAFLDIAMPGMDG; encoded by the coding sequence GTGCTGAAGCCGTCCAGGCCCACCAAGCCGCATGGAGGGCTTGGCATCGGTCTTACACTAGTTAAAACAATGGTCGAATTGCATGGCGCGACCGTGGAAGCCGTAAGCGAAGGTCCAGGTCGCGGAAGCGAGTTCATTGTGCGATTGCCGGCGACAGCAAAAAGCATCGCAGCGACCTACGGCTCCGGATTTACCCTAGGTCGTTCCGTGCCTGTTCCGCGCCACCGAGTTCTGATCGTTGGCGATGTCAGACCATCCGCCAATACGCTTTCGATGATGCTGAAGGCCCTTCAACAAGACGCGCGAGCAGAATATGACGGTCCATCGGCGCTCGCAGCCCCAGTTGATTTTCGACCGCAGATTGCATTTCTCGATATTGCCATGCCCGGAATGGATGGCTAA
- a CDS encoding arylsulfatase, producing MESRTRSVTGWVIAVCVGCFTLPAMAQEESESFKKYGQEFKGKIGRTYEESQEWYPEASKPKPGTPNVLTIYLDDVGFAQYGCFGGLINTPNIDSLAADGLRYNNFHTPALCSPSRAALMAARNTHKIGLGSHALTAMGFPGYNGTPPESAKSIAKHFQHAGFETFALGKWDHTPLPEASGSGPFHHWASGEGFDHFYGFMAADADDYRTLLWNDHRPSETWMNKPGYHLTTDLADRAIENITSHVSIAPDRPFFVFWAPSAMHSPHQVEKKYIDMYKGKFDMGWDKAREQIFAKQMAMKILPAGTKLSTGIPEIPKWASLSDTQKKLYARQMEVFAGQMTQTDEQIGRLIATLKRTGQYDNTLLMLTADNGCSGEGGLNGLYNESLVLNGMQASLEKNMKHYEEWGGPDTYPHYHAGWAMAGNTPFKYCKQIVHNGGIADSLIITWPKGIKGKGEIRSQYSYVTDLMVTALEVTGTKFREEVDGVKQMPVDGISLAYSFNKADAPSARTEQYYEQLGSRAMYKDGWKAVTIHGNRMPWITAGTFPFEKDVWELYNLNEDFAETNNLAAKNPEKLEELKKLWDEQAWKNNVYPLYDDAAARVAKQFSRAFGDRKSFTYYAPGAERIAEAVSAPIKNKSHTIETTLDLKGDEEGVIVACGGVNGGYTLFIADHKLHYGYNHFNAERYEVVSPVLPKGKVDLKFNFIKTGTLKGTVELYVNGKKVAEGVLDKTVPGSFSLSETFDVGVDNGTPVSKNYKQKDHFRFTGEIDKVVITLVPDAANKAKEPATPGAKD from the coding sequence ATGGAATCCAGGACACGATCCGTTACCGGATGGGTCATCGCTGTCTGCGTCGGCTGCTTCACGCTGCCGGCAATGGCGCAGGAGGAATCCGAGTCGTTCAAAAAGTACGGCCAGGAGTTCAAGGGAAAGATCGGCAGGACCTACGAAGAATCGCAGGAGTGGTATCCCGAGGCGAGTAAGCCGAAGCCAGGCACTCCCAACGTGCTCACCATATATCTGGATGACGTCGGCTTTGCCCAATACGGCTGTTTCGGTGGCCTCATCAACACACCCAACATTGATTCGCTGGCCGCCGACGGCCTTCGCTACAACAACTTTCACACGCCTGCCTTGTGCTCGCCTTCGCGGGCAGCGCTGATGGCGGCCAGGAACACGCACAAAATTGGTCTGGGTTCCCACGCGCTTACGGCGATGGGCTTCCCCGGCTACAACGGCACGCCGCCCGAGAGTGCGAAGTCCATCGCTAAGCACTTTCAGCACGCCGGCTTTGAAACCTTCGCGCTTGGCAAGTGGGATCACACGCCTTTGCCGGAAGCCTCCGGGAGCGGCCCATTTCACCACTGGGCTAGTGGCGAGGGGTTCGACCACTTCTACGGCTTCATGGCGGCCGACGCCGACGATTACCGCACTCTGCTCTGGAATGATCATCGTCCGTCGGAGACCTGGATGAACAAGCCGGGGTATCACCTGACGACTGATTTGGCCGACCGGGCGATCGAAAACATCACTTCGCATGTCTCGATTGCTCCTGACCGTCCGTTCTTCGTCTTCTGGGCACCCAGCGCGATGCACTCGCCGCATCAGGTCGAGAAGAAGTACATCGACATGTACAAGGGCAAGTTTGACATGGGCTGGGACAAGGCTCGGGAACAAATCTTCGCCAAGCAAATGGCAATGAAGATTCTGCCCGCCGGCACCAAGCTCTCGACCGGCATCCCGGAGATTCCGAAATGGGCCAGCCTAAGCGACACTCAGAAGAAGCTCTATGCCCGACAAATGGAAGTATTTGCGGGCCAGATGACGCAAACTGATGAGCAGATCGGACGCCTGATCGCGACACTTAAGCGCACCGGCCAATACGACAACACGCTCCTCATGCTCACCGCCGACAACGGGTGCAGTGGTGAAGGCGGTTTGAACGGTTTGTACAACGAATCGTTGGTGCTCAACGGCATGCAGGCGTCTCTCGAAAAGAATATGAAGCATTACGAGGAATGGGGCGGCCCCGACACCTACCCGCACTACCACGCGGGCTGGGCCATGGCCGGGAACACGCCGTTCAAGTATTGCAAGCAAATCGTGCACAACGGCGGCATCGCCGACAGCCTCATCATCACCTGGCCCAAGGGGATCAAGGGTAAGGGAGAGATCAGGAGCCAATACAGCTACGTCACTGACCTCATGGTCACGGCGCTGGAAGTTACGGGCACCAAATTCAGGGAGGAAGTAGACGGCGTGAAACAGATGCCGGTGGATGGGATCAGCCTCGCCTATTCCTTTAACAAGGCCGATGCGCCCTCCGCCCGGACCGAGCAGTATTATGAACAGCTCGGCAGCCGCGCAATGTACAAGGATGGCTGGAAAGCCGTGACGATTCACGGCAACCGTATGCCTTGGATCACGGCAGGAACCTTTCCGTTCGAGAAGGACGTGTGGGAGCTATACAACCTCAACGAAGACTTCGCCGAAACCAATAATCTTGCGGCCAAGAATCCCGAGAAGCTGGAAGAGCTGAAGAAACTTTGGGATGAGCAGGCCTGGAAGAACAACGTCTATCCTCTCTACGACGACGCTGCCGCCCGAGTGGCCAAGCAGTTCAGCCGCGCCTTTGGTGACCGCAAAAGCTTCACCTATTACGCGCCGGGTGCCGAGCGAATTGCCGAGGCGGTTTCCGCGCCAATCAAGAACAAGTCGCATACCATCGAGACCACCCTCGATCTGAAGGGCGACGAAGAGGGCGTCATCGTGGCCTGCGGCGGTGTGAACGGCGGCTATACCCTGTTCATCGCCGATCACAAGTTGCACTACGGCTACAACCACTTCAACGCGGAGCGCTATGAGGTCGTCTCGCCCGTCCTGCCCAAAGGGAAGGTGGATCTGAAGTTCAACTTCATCAAAACCGGAACGCTCAAGGGCACGGTCGAGCTGTATGTGAACGGCAAGAAGGTAGCGGAAGGCGTTCTCGACAAAACCGTTCCGGGATCTTTCTCGCTGAGCGAGACGTTTGATGTTGGCGTCGATAACGGCACGCCCGTCTCGAAGAATTACAAGCAGAAGGATCACTTCCGGTTTACTGGCGAGATTGACAAAGTAGTCATCACGCTGGTTCCCGACGCCGCGAACAAGGCGAAGGAGCCCGCCACTCCTGGAGCGAAGGATTAA
- a CDS encoding DUF2252 domain-containing protein, protein MQKNQSLSGNPVPVETSSTVSPRSSRDELRALGKSLREKCPRSDHSIWEPAEHRRDPVALIEESNQGRMPQLIPIRHGRMLQSPFAFYRGSALNMAADLAGTPTSGIRVQACGDCHLMNFGAFATPERRVIFDINDLDETLSAPWEWDLKRLAASFVLACRDNGLSEDDARDAVLSCARSYREHMAEYSRMSVLEVWYASIDVDTLMETIKDEETVKRMQKRLAKAREHSVLEHDFPQLATTAGLAPTIRDNPPLIFHPQEQEREELMSRVHIHFAQYRETLQADRRLLLDRFQLVDAALKVVGVGSVGTYCAILLLMASEDDPLFLQVKQARPSVLEAYAGASPHVNQGERIVHGCRMMQSANDIFLGWVEGEAGRHFYIRQLRDMKIKPMVEVFTAAVMREYAELCGWAVAHAHGRSGEPTKISGYLGKNDSFDKAIADFSKAYADQTERDYEVLRNAARAGKLEVEIEGQ, encoded by the coding sequence TTGCAGAAGAACCAGTCATTGTCCGGAAATCCCGTGCCGGTCGAAACGAGTTCAACGGTGTCGCCCCGTTCATCGCGAGACGAGTTGCGCGCGCTGGGAAAGAGCCTGCGCGAGAAGTGCCCGCGTTCGGATCACTCCATATGGGAACCGGCGGAACATCGGCGCGATCCCGTCGCACTGATCGAGGAGTCAAACCAGGGGCGCATGCCTCAACTCATCCCTATCCGGCACGGGCGAATGCTGCAGTCGCCATTCGCCTTCTATCGGGGGTCGGCGCTCAACATGGCGGCAGACTTGGCCGGCACTCCCACCTCGGGAATCCGCGTGCAGGCCTGCGGCGACTGTCACCTCATGAACTTCGGCGCATTCGCCACTCCCGAACGTCGTGTCATCTTCGACATCAACGACTTGGATGAGACGCTTTCGGCCCCGTGGGAGTGGGATCTGAAGCGCCTCGCCGCGAGCTTTGTCTTGGCCTGCCGCGATAATGGCCTCAGCGAAGACGACGCCCGCGATGCCGTGCTGAGTTGCGCACGATCGTATCGAGAGCACATGGCGGAATACAGCAGGATGTCCGTGCTGGAAGTGTGGTACGCCAGCATCGATGTCGACACCCTGATGGAGACGATCAAGGATGAAGAGACCGTCAAGCGGATGCAGAAACGTTTGGCGAAAGCCCGCGAACACAGCGTCCTCGAACATGACTTTCCGCAACTCGCGACCACGGCCGGACTAGCACCGACGATCAGAGACAACCCTCCGTTGATTTTTCATCCGCAGGAGCAGGAACGCGAGGAGCTCATGTCCCGCGTCCACATCCACTTTGCACAGTATCGCGAGACACTGCAGGCCGACCGGCGATTACTGCTCGACCGATTCCAGCTGGTGGACGCGGCATTGAAAGTGGTGGGAGTTGGCAGCGTCGGGACCTACTGCGCGATTCTGCTGCTGATGGCCAGTGAGGATGATCCCCTTTTTCTGCAGGTCAAACAGGCACGTCCTTCCGTCCTCGAAGCCTATGCCGGCGCGAGCCCGCATGTGAACCAGGGCGAGCGAATCGTACATGGCTGCCGCATGATGCAATCGGCCAACGACATTTTTCTCGGTTGGGTCGAAGGAGAGGCCGGCCGACATTTCTACATCCGTCAGCTCCGGGACATGAAGATCAAGCCGATGGTGGAAGTATTCACAGCCGCCGTCATGCGGGAGTATGCGGAGCTTTGTGGTTGGGCGGTGGCCCACGCCCACGGACGTTCGGGCGAGCCCACTAAGATCAGTGGATATCTGGGAAAGAACGACAGCTTCGACAAGGCCATCGCCGACTTCTCAAAGGCGTATGCCGACCAAACCGAGCGCGATTACGAAGTTCTCAGGAACGCGGCGCGTGCCGGCAAGCTCGAGGTTGAGATCGAAGGGCAATAG